From a single Leptospirales bacterium genomic region:
- a CDS encoding lysophospholipid acyltransferase family protein encodes MIFPLSLMPFRFSELQLFWFCRLLFGLSSSFRKRIVNNVDASFPDKSSAERARICRQNLRSLARLTNEFIHEPRIRPREVPEHIVLEPDGGELHRRLLSKGGILVLGHLGSWEWMGIGLTSSIRTSELHVLAKRQSNPWSNAWIERVRASQNIKLIYTDESPRLILQHLKKGNMVAFIADQDAGQSGEFYPFMGQLASTYQGPALFARMTDAPIVFCWSWHDERSRLHFQVQELPRPALDPKGDAAEWERQFTLNWVRLLEEKVRLFPEDYYWLHRRWHTRPADAQAIWNIWRERGVI; translated from the coding sequence ATGATTTTTCCGCTTTCGCTGATGCCCTTTCGCTTCAGCGAGCTGCAACTCTTCTGGTTCTGTCGTCTGCTCTTTGGTCTGAGCAGCTCCTTCCGCAAGCGCATTGTGAACAACGTAGACGCCAGCTTTCCGGACAAATCGTCGGCGGAACGAGCGCGCATCTGCCGCCAAAACCTGCGCAGCCTGGCGCGACTGACCAATGAGTTCATCCACGAGCCCCGTATTCGCCCGCGCGAGGTTCCAGAGCACATTGTCCTGGAACCGGACGGCGGAGAATTGCATCGCCGGCTGCTGAGCAAGGGCGGCATTCTGGTGCTCGGCCACCTGGGCAGCTGGGAATGGATGGGCATCGGTCTTACTTCATCCATTCGCACCTCGGAGTTGCACGTCCTTGCCAAGCGGCAGAGCAATCCATGGTCGAATGCCTGGATCGAGCGCGTTCGCGCCAGCCAGAATATTAAGTTAATCTATACCGATGAGAGCCCGCGGCTAATTTTGCAGCACTTGAAAAAAGGCAACATGGTAGCGTTCATAGCCGATCAAGATGCCGGCCAGAGCGGCGAGTTCTATCCCTTCATGGGCCAGCTGGCCTCCACTTATCAGGGCCCGGCGCTCTTTGCGCGAATGACGGATGCGCCCATCGTGTTCTGCTGGTCCTGGCACGACGAAAGAAGCAGGCTGCATTTTCAGGTACAGGAATTGCCGCGGCCGGCGCTAGATCCAAAGGGCGATGCGGCGGAATGGGAACGGCAGTTCACGCTGAACTGGGTGCGGCTGCTTGAAGAGAAAGTTCGACTTTTTCCAGAGGACTACTACTGGCTGCATCGACGCTGGCATACCAGGCCGGCGGATGCGCAGGCCATCTGGAATATCTGGCGTGAGCGCGGCGTCATTTAA
- a CDS encoding efflux RND transporter permease subunit, with translation MNLASLSIKRPIFISSIVILMLAMGGIALNRLGIDLFPKVTFPYVLVTTTYLGAGPEEVENLISRPIEEQLSSIAGIKRVSSRNQEGLSVVIAEFTLQTDIKYAEQQVRDKVGTARVDFPADADESLVLRFDPDDQPILRLSLQADLPPAKLYDLANETVKPLLEQVGDVGGVRLLGGARREIQLELDRNRLNSYRISAVRIANQLRNSGLNVPVGRFESGAQEISFRTLGEFSSIEDIRNTTVSFGADIGSGVTIGELGQVRDATEDTKAIGYFYAPLQDRPHPGLLRNLIGGDTPQVERQLRPALFIDAYKQSGSNTVAVVDALLKRVGEINQRLASGEGKPRIIVVRDSSLWIRYNIEDVATAIVLGIVLAVVVVYFFLGNLRSTIITGLALPNSLLGAFLLMYVMGFTINVMTLLALSLCIGLLVDDAIVVRENIFRKIEEGLPPREAAEKGTTEVTLAVIATTATVIAVFLPVGFLTGIIGQFFKEFGLTVVFAMLISLFDALTIAPMLSANFAGGLDHKRNFLLRAFDRYQDWQDRLYERAMAFTLRRKKTVIAISVGVFVLSLLSLGLVKRTFLPPNDQGEFQISFELKPGASLEGTRVIVDQVVQKLQNEPLVEKMAIVIGNENAESNVANIGIQLVPSGERRISTVDFKSHVREMLAPFHEARARVADYSAVGGGVQYPFNLNLRGEDLQVLDAYASKLVERMRNISDLTDLDSSFRPGKPEFQVVFDQARMQAVGVAPVIAGQELRYHVAGGVVGKLRQNGLEYDIRLRLRPEQRNLRAAFSQTMIPNLNFQMIPLPAISVGRENYGPARISRENRARVVTINANLSPGGALDSATEQVKKLLDREMPPPPGVTYAFIGQAEDLRELIANIILAFGIALLFIYLVLASLYESFVTPFTIISALPTAISGAFFALAITGEFLNIFSMIGVILLMGLVTKNSILLVDRAMENMRHRGMDRDAAIFEAGQVRLRPILMTTFAMIAGTLPVALGLGEAAKSRTAMGIAIIGGLFISTLVTLLLVPAIFAYIDRLREFLEGLVTRASGDQASSGPHGSASASNAGNGSLSEEEVRRSSYPDLPPEFGGRRRRRH, from the coding sequence ATGAATCTGGCCAGCCTCTCCATCAAGCGCCCCATTTTCATTTCCAGCATTGTCATTTTGATGCTGGCCATGGGCGGCATTGCCCTCAACCGCCTGGGCATTGATCTATTTCCAAAGGTAACCTTTCCCTATGTGCTGGTAACGACGACCTACCTGGGCGCTGGGCCGGAGGAAGTGGAAAATCTCATTTCGCGGCCTATCGAAGAGCAGCTGTCCAGTATTGCCGGAATTAAGCGCGTCTCCTCTCGCAATCAAGAGGGTCTGTCAGTGGTGATAGCCGAATTCACCCTGCAGACGGATATCAAGTACGCAGAGCAACAGGTGCGCGATAAAGTTGGTACCGCGCGCGTCGATTTTCCGGCCGACGCTGATGAATCGCTGGTGCTGCGTTTTGATCCCGACGACCAGCCCATTCTACGACTCTCGTTGCAGGCCGATCTGCCGCCGGCCAAACTCTATGATCTTGCCAACGAAACAGTCAAGCCGCTGCTGGAACAGGTCGGCGATGTGGGCGGCGTTCGCCTACTGGGCGGGGCGCGGCGCGAGATTCAGCTGGAGCTGGATCGCAATCGTTTGAATTCCTATCGCATCTCCGCAGTCCGCATTGCCAATCAGCTGCGCAATTCCGGATTGAATGTACCCGTGGGCCGCTTTGAATCGGGCGCTCAGGAAATCAGTTTTCGCACGCTGGGCGAGTTTTCCAGTATCGAAGACATTCGCAATACAACCGTCAGCTTTGGCGCTGATATCGGCAGCGGCGTAACCATCGGCGAATTGGGGCAGGTGCGCGACGCCACCGAAGATACCAAGGCCATCGGCTATTTCTATGCGCCGCTCCAGGATCGGCCTCATCCAGGTTTGTTGCGCAATCTAATTGGCGGAGATACCCCGCAGGTAGAACGTCAATTGCGGCCGGCGTTGTTTATCGATGCTTACAAACAGTCCGGTTCAAATACTGTGGCCGTGGTGGACGCGCTGCTGAAGCGCGTTGGCGAAATCAACCAACGCCTGGCGAGCGGCGAAGGCAAGCCGCGAATCATCGTGGTTCGCGATAGCTCGCTCTGGATTCGCTACAACATCGAAGACGTTGCCACCGCTATTGTGCTGGGCATTGTCCTGGCCGTGGTCGTCGTTTACTTCTTTCTTGGAAATCTACGCTCAACGATCATAACCGGTCTGGCTTTGCCCAACTCCTTGCTGGGCGCCTTTCTCCTGATGTACGTGATGGGCTTCACCATCAATGTAATGACCTTGCTGGCGCTTTCGCTCTGTATCGGTCTCTTGGTGGACGACGCGATTGTCGTGCGTGAGAATATCTTTCGAAAAATCGAGGAAGGGCTGCCGCCGCGCGAGGCGGCGGAGAAGGGAACGACCGAGGTTACTCTTGCAGTCATTGCAACCACCGCCACCGTCATAGCCGTGTTCCTGCCGGTGGGCTTTCTGACCGGCATCATCGGACAATTCTTCAAGGAATTTGGCCTGACCGTGGTGTTTGCCATGTTGATCAGCCTATTTGACGCGCTGACCATTGCGCCAATGCTATCGGCTAACTTCGCCGGCGGTCTGGATCACAAGCGCAACTTTCTGCTGCGGGCCTTTGATCGTTACCAGGACTGGCAAGACCGCCTTTACGAGCGGGCCATGGCCTTTACGCTGCGCCGCAAGAAGACAGTCATCGCCATTTCCGTTGGCGTCTTTGTGTTGAGTTTGCTGAGCCTGGGGCTGGTAAAACGGACGTTCCTGCCCCCCAACGATCAGGGCGAATTTCAGATCAGCTTTGAATTGAAACCTGGCGCCTCGCTGGAAGGAACGCGAGTCATTGTCGATCAGGTTGTGCAGAAGCTGCAGAATGAGCCGCTGGTTGAAAAGATGGCCATCGTTATTGGCAACGAAAACGCCGAGTCCAACGTTGCCAACATCGGCATCCAGCTGGTCCCGTCCGGAGAACGCCGGATTTCTACGGTGGATTTTAAGAGCCATGTCCGCGAGATGCTGGCCCCTTTTCATGAAGCGCGCGCCCGCGTGGCGGACTACAGCGCCGTCGGCGGCGGCGTTCAGTATCCTTTCAACTTGAACCTGCGCGGCGAGGATCTTCAAGTGCTGGACGCCTATGCCTCCAAATTGGTGGAGCGAATGCGAAATATTTCCGATCTGACTGACCTCGACAGTAGCTTTCGTCCAGGCAAGCCGGAGTTCCAGGTTGTATTTGATCAAGCGCGCATGCAGGCAGTAGGAGTCGCGCCGGTCATCGCCGGACAGGAGTTGCGCTATCATGTGGCAGGCGGCGTCGTCGGCAAGTTGCGCCAGAATGGCCTGGAGTATGATATTCGTTTGCGCCTGCGTCCCGAGCAGCGCAACCTGCGCGCCGCCTTCAGTCAGACGATGATTCCCAATCTGAACTTTCAGATGATTCCGCTTCCTGCGATCAGCGTGGGTCGGGAAAACTACGGACCGGCGCGCATCTCGCGCGAAAACCGAGCGCGAGTTGTTACGATCAATGCCAATCTTTCGCCTGGCGGCGCTCTCGATTCGGCCACGGAACAGGTGAAGAAACTGCTGGATCGTGAAATGCCGCCGCCGCCTGGCGTGACCTACGCTTTCATCGGTCAGGCCGAGGATTTGCGCGAACTGATTGCCAATATCATTCTGGCCTTCGGCATCGCGCTGCTATTTATCTACCTTGTACTGGCATCGCTCTACGAATCCTTTGTTACGCCCTTTACCATCATTTCCGCCCTGCCAACAGCCATTTCTGGCGCATTTTTTGCGCTGGCGATTACTGGAGAGTTCCTGAATATCTTCAGCATGATCGGGGTGATTCTCTTGATGGGGTTGGTGACCAAGAACTCCATTCTGCTGGTGGACCGCGCCATGGAGAATATGCGCCATCGCGGCATGGATCGCGACGCCGCCATTTTTGAAGCCGGTCAGGTGCGATTGCGACCCATCTTGATGACGACCTTCGCTATGATTGCCGGCACGCTGCCGGTTGCGCTGGGACTTGGCGAGGCGGCCAAGAGCCGAACAGCAATGGGTATCGCCATCATTGGCGGACTCTTTATCAGCACGCTGGTAACGCTCTTGCTTGTGCCGGCCATCTTCGCCTACATCGATCGCTTGCGCGAATTCCTGGAAGGCCTTGTTACTCGCGCCTCGGGCGATCAGGCGAGCTCCGGCCCGCATGGTTCGGCGAGCGCCTCCAATGCGGGCAATGGATCGTTATCCGAGGAAGAAGTTCGACGCAGCTCATATCCAGACCTGCCGCCAGAATTCGGCGGGCGTCGGCGCCGCCGGCATTGA
- a CDS encoding NAD(P)/FAD-dependent oxidoreductase, whose protein sequence is MAASGEWPLIVIGGGAAGVFAAIHFAGDSGAPVLLLEAGSRLLQKVSISGGGRCNLTNAEPDRRRFAAAYPRGEASMRSWLRRFSARDLCRWFEGRGIALKTEVDGRIFPLSDSSQTVIDALQSALVEEAVELRLRSAVQSIAAGNNGYLVQLRNGTALHTAQLIVATGGGRTAAAWASAMGIAVQPLTPSLFSFQIDDPELRSLSGLSAPAALSLPQFNLKARGALLITHRGLSGPAVLRLSAFGARHLQRCGYRARLQIDLAPDSGEQELRARLLELRQSSGGRSLLSIWPTPSARRLREYVWHRSETPLDLRCSQITAAQQTSLIRNIKHMQVQINGKGPFKEEFVCAGGVDLAALDRRWPESLQHPGLYFAGEALDIDGLTGGYNLQAAWTTGYLCAQAAAQRQGSAAKVN, encoded by the coding sequence ATGGCTGCGAGCGGGGAATGGCCGCTGATCGTCATCGGCGGCGGTGCGGCCGGCGTTTTCGCGGCGATCCATTTTGCCGGTGACAGCGGCGCCCCCGTCTTGTTGCTGGAGGCCGGATCGCGACTGTTGCAGAAGGTCAGTATCTCCGGCGGAGGCCGATGCAATCTGACTAACGCCGAGCCCGATCGACGGCGATTTGCCGCCGCCTATCCGCGCGGTGAAGCAAGCATGCGTTCCTGGCTGCGCCGCTTTTCGGCGCGCGATCTTTGCCGCTGGTTTGAAGGACGGGGCATTGCGCTCAAGACCGAGGTCGATGGTCGTATCTTTCCTTTAAGCGACAGTTCGCAGACAGTTATCGACGCCCTGCAGTCGGCCCTCGTCGAGGAGGCGGTGGAGCTTCGCCTGCGCAGTGCGGTCCAGTCAATCGCCGCCGGCAACAACGGCTATCTTGTGCAGCTGCGAAATGGCACAGCGCTGCACACTGCGCAGTTGATTGTTGCAACCGGCGGGGGGCGGACGGCGGCCGCCTGGGCCTCCGCCATGGGCATAGCTGTCCAGCCGCTTACGCCATCGCTTTTCAGCTTTCAGATTGATGATCCGGAACTTAGATCGCTGAGCGGTCTGTCCGCGCCGGCGGCGTTGAGTCTGCCGCAATTCAACCTGAAAGCGCGAGGCGCACTACTGATCACACACCGGGGCCTTTCCGGTCCTGCAGTCTTGCGATTGTCTGCCTTTGGCGCGCGCCATTTGCAGCGCTGCGGCTATCGCGCTCGCCTGCAGATCGACCTTGCTCCGGACAGCGGGGAGCAAGAATTGCGCGCCAGATTGCTTGAGCTTCGACAGAGCAGCGGAGGACGAAGTTTGCTTTCGATTTGGCCGACGCCGTCGGCGCGGCGGCTGCGCGAGTATGTCTGGCATCGATCTGAAACGCCCTTGGATCTGCGCTGCTCTCAGATTACAGCTGCCCAGCAAACAAGTCTGATAAGAAACATTAAACATATGCAAGTACAAATCAATGGAAAGGGGCCATTCAAAGAGGAATTTGTGTGCGCCGGCGGCGTGGATCTGGCGGCGCTGGACCGCCGCTGGCCGGAATCGCTGCAGCACCCCGGCCTCTACTTTGCAGGCGAAGCCCTGGATATCGACGGACTGACCGGGGGATACAACCTGCAGGCGGCCTGGACCACCGGCTACCTTTGCGCACAAGCCGCCGCGCAGCGTCAAGGCAGCGCCGCAAAAGTGAATTGA
- a CDS encoding VOC family protein, translating into MNLPQRISFVTLGVARLDRSREFYSDALGWTPIKDTPEIIFYNLNGIFLGLFPSEELAADANVAASGEGFRHFTLAINLRSELEVDQAFARLRRQGAAIPQAPARVSWGGYRGYFADPDGHLWEIAFNPHIRMDESGNLLDHR; encoded by the coding sequence ATGAACCTTCCACAGCGCATTTCGTTTGTCACCCTGGGCGTAGCCCGTCTCGATCGGTCGCGTGAATTCTATAGCGATGCGCTGGGCTGGACGCCGATCAAAGACACGCCTGAGATCATCTTCTATAATTTGAACGGCATCTTCCTGGGTCTTTTCCCGAGCGAGGAATTGGCGGCCGACGCCAACGTCGCGGCCAGCGGGGAGGGCTTTCGCCATTTTACACTGGCTATCAATCTGCGCTCGGAACTCGAGGTCGACCAGGCCTTTGCCCGCTTGCGCCGTCAGGGCGCAGCGATTCCGCAGGCGCCGGCGCGCGTCAGCTGGGGCGGATATCGCGGCTACTTTGCCGATCCGGATGGGCATCTTTGGGAAATCGCCTTCAATCCGCACATACGTATGGATGAAAGCGGAAACCTTTTGGACCATCGCTGA